A stretch of the Lactuca sativa cultivar Salinas chromosome 9, Lsat_Salinas_v11, whole genome shotgun sequence genome encodes the following:
- the LOC111895245 gene encoding phragmoplastin interacting protein 1, producing MVLSNKKLKEKLRAQLTEALAKSESQANQSNLNDSQTPQSFKSLLNLVTQKPKLSKREKRRVTVPSNHENGDEKRESEEGSNGLKTNKKRKREKDGVEAKEVNEAKDLSENKNSKKKNKKKKNKKKKVVVKEESVLQKPNAVSEEQEQAVAEPIQIHTSNEDANISTKIYVGGIPYYSTVDDIRSFFEHCGSITEIDCLKFPETGKFNGIAMISFRTEAASKRALALDGSDMGGLSLKVQPYKATRDKKVSDFAPAMLEGYNRIYVGNLSWDMTEDELKKFFSDCSISSIRLGKDKETGEFKGFAHVDFSDSLSLTMALKLDQKPLFGRPVRIRCAVPPKSVNPSSNPDPTFGKNEVNGKLTHSDVTDDVARKLKRQTCYECGEKGHLSSSCPKKQAADVAKSGRETFASVDSQKVDDKVIEFVGDAALKWRTCYECGERGHLSLACPKRQVADVANSGREAFGSVVVVDNDVSDSKVKRRTCYECGERGHLSSACPKKQDADVANSGREAFDVREVVDEKMIQPVSDGKLRRRTCYECGERGHLSSLCPKKVVADVADDVEKVEKAEVAEVVDNVVSEGKLRRRTCYECGERGHLSSLCPKKQAADVAKVRKEPDDVEVEALKTTVADVASGKIRRRTCYECGEKGHLSSLCPNKKEADA from the exons ATGGTTCTATCAAACAAGAAGCTAAAGGAAAAGCTACGAGCCCAACTCACCGAAGCCTTAGCCAAATCAGAGTCTCAAGCAAACCAATCCAATCTCAACGACTCGCAAACCCCTCAGTCATTCAAATCTCTCCTGAATTTGGTAACCCAAAAACCTAAATTATCCAAACGGGAAAAACGCAGAGTTACAGTACCATCAAATCATGAAAATGGTGATGAAAAGAGAGAAAGCGAAGAGGGTAGTAACGGATTGAAGACAAATAAGAAGAGGAAGAGAGAAAAAGATGGAGTTGAGGCGAAGGAAGTAAACGAGGCGAAAGATTTGAGCGAGAATAAAAATAGTAaaaagaagaacaagaagaaaaagAATAAGAAAAAGAAGGTGGTCGTGAAGGAAGAATCAGTTCTGCAAAAACCAAATGCTGTAagtgaagaacaagaacaagctgttGCAGAGCCAATTCAAATTCATACCAG CAATGAAGATGCGAATATTTCTACAAAGATTTATGTCGGAGGCATTCCATACTACTCAACAGTGGATGATATTCGCAGTTTTTTTGAACATTGTGGAAGCATTACTGAAATAGATTGTCTAAAATTTCCCGAAACTGGGAAATTCAATGGGATTGCAATGATAAGTTTTCGg ACTGAAGCTGCATCAAAGAGAGCATTAGCACTTGATGGATCTGATAT GGGTGGACTATCTCTAAAGGTTCAACCATACAAGGCAACCAGAGATAAAAAAGTTTCCGACTTTGCCCCTGCAATGTTGGAAGGCTACAACAGGATCTATGTAGGAAATCTGTCATGGGATATGACAGAAGATGAATTAAAGAAATTCTTCTCAGATTGCAGTATATCTTCTATTCGACTTGGAAAAGATAAAGAAACAGGGGAATTCAAAGGTTTTGCTCATGTTGACTTTTCAGATAGTCTTTCTTTGACAATGGCATTGAAATTGGATCAAAAACCTCTTTTTGGAAGACCTGTAAGAATCAGATGTGCAGTTCCACCAAAATCAGTAAACCCTAGTTCAAATCCGGACCCCACTTTTGGTAAAAATGAAGTCAATGGTAAGTTGACCCATTCTGATGTTACTGATGATGTTGCCCGAAAGCTAAAGAGGCAAACTTGCTATGAGTGTGGTGAAAAGGGTCATCTTTCTTCATCCTGCCCGAAAAAGCAAGCTGCTGACGTGGCAAAATCGGGCAGGGAAACTTTTGCTTCTGTGGATAGCCAAAAGGTTGATGATAAAGTGATTGAATTTGTTGGTGATGCTGCTTTAAAGTGGAGAACAtgctatgaatgtggtgaaaggggACACCTGTCATTAGCCTGCCCGAAAAGACAGGTTGCTGACGTGGCAAACTCGGGCAGGGAAGCTTTTGGTTCTGTGGTGGTTGTGGATAATGATGTTTCTGATAGTAAGGTAAAGAGAAGAACGTgttatgaatgtggtgaaaggggACATCTCTCGTCAGCCTGCCCGAAAAAGCAAGATGCTGACGTGGCAAACTCGGGCAGGGAAGCTTTTGATGTCAGAGAGGTTGTTGATGAGAAAATGATTCAACCTGTTAGTGATGGAAAGCTAAGGAGGAGAACAtgctatgaatgtggtgaaagaggGCATTTGTCATCTTTATGTCCAAAGAAAGTAGTTGCTGATGTGGCTGATGACGTGGAGAAGGTTGAGAAAGCTGAGGTGGCTGAAGTTGTTGATAATGTGGTGAGTGAAGGTAAGCTAAGGAGGAGGACTTgttatgaatgtggtgaaaggggCCATTTGTCGTCTTTATGCCCAAAGAAACAAGCTGCTGACGTGGCGAAGGTGAGGAAGGAACCTGATGACGTGGAAGTTGAAGCTTTAAAAACTACAGTGGCTGACGTGGCGAGTGGTAAGATAAGGAGGAGGACTTGCTATGAGTGTGGTGAAAAGGGTCATCTTTCTTCCTTGTGTCCAAACAAAAAAGAAGCTGATGCTTGA
- the LOC111895260 gene encoding 60S ribosomal protein L23a, with protein sequence MSPAKADTTKKGDAKAQALKTAKAVKTGSTFKKKAKKIRTKVTFHRPRTLKTDRNPKYPRISAPPRNKLDHYQILKYPLTTESAMKKIEDNNTLVFIVDIRADKKKIKAAVKKMYDIQTKKVNTLIRPDGTKKAYVRLTPDYDALDVANKIGII encoded by the exons ATGTCTCCTGCTAAAG CTGATACTACAAAGAAAGGCGATGCTAAAGCTCAGGCTTTGAAGACAGCGAAGGCTGTGAAAACAGGTTCAACCTTCAAAAAGAAAGCTAAGAAGATCAGAACAAAAGTTACATTCCATCGTCCAAGAACTTTGAAGACAGATAGGAACCCTAAGTATCCAAGAATCAGTGCCCCACCAAGAAACAAATTGGACCATTATCAGATTCTCAAGTATCCATTGACTACAGAATCTGCTATGAAGAAGATTGAGGACAACAACACTCTGGTTTTCATTGTTGACATTCGTGCTGACAAGAAGAAGATCAAAGCTGCTGTGAAGAAAATGTATGACATTCAGACCAAGAAAGTCAATACCTTGATCAG ACCTGATGGAACTAAGAAAGCCTATGTGAGGTTAACTCCTGACTATGATGCATTGGATGTCGCTAACAAGATTGGCATCATCTAA
- the LOC111895244 gene encoding beta-hexosaminidase 1, giving the protein MSTKFPSLNPSQLLLFFTLLSVFLYLPPIINSRTIRTVDSSSHFSDDSSVTYLWPLPSEFTSGNETLLVDPSLSLSLFGNGGNSVIVREAFERYRTIIFKHVGSSKFGTRDLGYDIGKLSVIVHSDDEELQLGVDESYTLLVAKNHALSIVGEVTIEANTVYGALRGLETFSQLCGFDYGTKSVQIYKAPWFIKDKPRFAFRGLLLDTSRHYYPIDIIKQIIESMSYVKLNVLHWHIIDEESFPLEVPAYPKLWKGSYTKWERYTVEDAYEIVNFAKMRGINVMAEIDVPGHGESWGIGYPDLWPSTSCKEPLDVSKNFTFEVLSGILQDMREIFPFELFHLGGDEVNTDCWNNTPHVKQWLKENNMTTKDAYQYFVLRAQEIAISKNWTPVNWEETFNTFPEKLNPRTVVHNWLGGGVCPKVVEQGLRCIYSNQGFWYLDHLDVQWEGVYDAEPLEGITDAAEQTRVLGGEVCLWSETADPSNVQQTIWPRAAAAAERLWTSKEAAPRSNTTGGMTLTRLEYFRCLLTRRGVQASPVTNFYARSPPIGPGSCYAQ; this is encoded by the exons ATTCATCCGTCACTTATCTATGGCCGCTGCCGTCGGAATTTACCTCCGGTAATGAAACGCTCCTGGTGGATCCTAGTCTATCTCTCTCCCTCTTCGGCAATGGCGGAAATTCTGTTATCGTCAGAGAGGCGTTTGAGAGATACAGAACGATTATATTTAAGCACGTTGGTAGCTCCAAGTTTGGAACGAGGGATTTAGGTTATGATATTGGTAAACTTTCTGTCATTGTTCATTCAGACGATGAAGAG CTTCAACTTGGTGTTGATGAGAGTTATACTTTGTTGGTGGCTAAGAACCATGCTCTTTCGATTGTTGGAGAGGTTACCATTGAG GCAAACACAGTTTATGGTGCCTTGCGCGGATTAGAG ACATTCAGCCAATTATGTGGTTTCGATTATGGAACTAAAAGTGTACAAATATACAAAGCTCCATGGTTTATCAAAGACAAACCCAGATTTGCTTTTCGTGGGCTTTTACTTG ATACTTCAAGACACTATTACCCAATTGACATAATCAAACAAATAATTGAATCTATGTCATACGTTAAACTT AATGTTCTACATTGGCACATCATAGATGAAGAGTCATTTCCTCTAGAAGTTCCTGCATATCCAAAGCTATGGAAAGGTTCATATACAAAATGGGAGCGATATACTGTTGAGGATGCATATGAAATAGTCAA CTTTGCAAAAATGAGAG GTATTAATGTAATGGCGGAGATCGATGTTCCTGGTCATGGAGAATCATG GGGTATAGGATATCCTGATCTTTGGCCTTCAACTTCCTGTAAAGAACCTTTAGATGTTTCAAAGAACTTCACTTTTGAGGTTCTTTCTGGAATTTTACAAG ACATGCGAGAGATATTTCCCTTCGAGCTCTTCCATTTAGGAGGTGATGAAGTCAATACTG ATTGCTGGAACAATACCCCACATGTGAAGCAATG GCTTAAGGAAAACAATATGACAACAAAGGATGCATATCAGTACTTTGTGCTTCGAGCTCAAGAAATAGCCATATCAAAAAACTGGACTCCAGTCAATTG GGAAGAAACATTCAACACGTTTCCCGAAAAGCTTAATCCACGAACCGTTGTGCATAACTG GTTGGGGGGTGGAGTGTGTCCAAAGGTGGTAGAACAAGGGCTGAGATGCATATACAGTAATCAAGGGTTTTGGTATCTTGATCATCTGGATGTCCAATGGGAAGGTGTTTATGATGCTGAGCCACTTGAAGGGATAACTGATGCTGCTGAGCAGACACGTGTCCTTGGTGGAGAAGTTTGTTTGTGGAGTGAGACTGCGGACCCCTCAAATGTTCAGCAGACAATATGGCCTCGTGCTGCAGCTGCTGCAG agCGGTTGTGGACCTCAAAGGAAGCTGCACCAAGAAGCAACACCACGGGGGGGATGACATTGACCAGGTTGGAATACTTCAGGTGTCTGCTGACTAGGCGTGGGGTCCAGGCTAGCCCTGTAACAAACTTCTATGCACGGAGCCCTCCCATTGGTCCAGGCTCATGCTATGCCCAGTAA